One Aneurinibacillus migulanus genomic region harbors:
- a CDS encoding arsenic resistance protein, giving the protein MISREQVENNQIWLYVVMIGIAAGIGLTWPAFSTTLDWTISFILAILLYGMFTQIPFLRLKEALSNQRFTYALLTVNYLIIPALVWTLTRFLPDHPSLLLGIYLVLLTPCIDYVIVFTHLGKGDEKLILVSTPILFITQMVFLPIYLWIFMGEQAAKIVSIQPFLEAFFGLIVLPLALALVTQLWAKQKPIGEKFLAATAWLPVPFMAITLFVVIASQIGRLYDSFALISQVIPVYMAFMVIVPLLARLIVRMFRLDPESGRALIFSAGTRNSLVVLPFALALPDPMNRLVSAVIVTQTLVELVGELVYVRLIPRVILRDAVMVDKQK; this is encoded by the coding sequence ATGATTTCAAGAGAACAAGTAGAGAATAACCAGATATGGCTTTACGTGGTAATGATCGGTATTGCGGCTGGCATTGGTCTTACATGGCCGGCATTTAGCACGACATTGGATTGGACGATTTCTTTTATTCTTGCGATTTTGCTTTACGGAATGTTCACCCAGATCCCTTTTCTCCGGCTAAAAGAGGCGCTTTCCAATCAGCGTTTTACTTATGCACTACTTACAGTGAACTACCTTATCATTCCTGCCCTTGTTTGGACATTGACGCGCTTTCTTCCGGACCATCCGTCTTTGCTGCTGGGAATTTATCTTGTCCTGCTTACACCGTGTATTGACTATGTTATTGTGTTCACGCATCTCGGGAAAGGAGACGAGAAGCTTATCCTCGTCTCGACCCCAATTCTTTTTATTACGCAGATGGTTTTTCTTCCTATATACTTATGGATATTTATGGGGGAGCAAGCCGCCAAAATCGTTAGTATTCAACCGTTTCTTGAAGCATTTTTCGGTCTTATCGTACTTCCGCTGGCACTTGCGCTTGTTACACAACTATGGGCAAAGCAGAAGCCTATCGGGGAAAAATTCCTTGCTGCTACAGCTTGGCTCCCGGTGCCCTTTATGGCTATAACGCTTTTTGTGGTTATCGCATCTCAAATTGGAAGATTGTACGATTCCTTTGCCTTGATTAGCCAGGTGATTCCTGTTTATATGGCATTCATGGTTATCGTACCGCTTTTGGCCCGTCTGATTGTCCGTATGTTCCGCCTCGATCCCGAGTCCGGACGTGCGCTTATCTTCAGTGCCGGAACACGTAACTCCCTCGTCGTGCTTCCGTTTGCCCTGGCTTTACCTGATCCTATGAATCGATTGGTGTCTGCCGTCATTGTTACTCAGACGCTCGTCGAACTTGTTGGTGAATTGGTTTATGTTCGTCTGATACCACGGGTAATTTTACGGGACGCTGTCATGGTAGACAAGCAAAAATAA
- a CDS encoding IS701 family transposase, whose amino-acid sequence MVTFHSSIVKFVFALNLLLSKPQHRHLLAFLHGIILCEGRVNISQIRRSSNHDRDLSCMTRFLQESPWNPQYVTKQRLSYLMETIRQTRAKWGDTRPITFLILDDTQCKKERSTVKMEGLDFHYSHSEGKSVWSHSLVTAHVVTDDLSVAWDFRSYFRKEDCKERNVPFKSKNDLAIELLETYSSSPDEHVYVLIDSWYTSKKLIDACTKKGFHVIGAFRSNRMIAPFGMKIKTSTFASTILRPTDLCPVTVDGQTYKVYAYEGPLSNMENVRVFLSWEDKFDPKKLPFCLLCTDTSLDVVTVLRHYAVRWQIEVGYRYFKELLGFDQYQHLSHKGIERFWTIQFLAYTFLALEQAKGKRHSPSLTLGDVVRRIRKDCMGQLILYAYEQGWAQKPLVEVLKNLRLSS is encoded by the coding sequence ATGGTAACTTTTCACTCTTCTATCGTCAAGTTTGTTTTTGCGCTGAATTTACTCTTATCGAAGCCACAACACCGACATTTGCTTGCTTTTCTTCATGGCATCATTCTTTGCGAGGGCCGAGTCAACATCAGCCAAATTCGACGATCATCCAACCATGATCGCGACCTTAGTTGTATGACTCGCTTTTTACAGGAATCTCCTTGGAACCCCCAATACGTTACGAAGCAGCGGCTTTCCTATTTGATGGAAACCATTCGCCAGACGCGTGCCAAATGGGGAGATACACGTCCGATTACGTTCCTGATTCTAGACGACACACAATGTAAAAAAGAACGTTCCACTGTGAAAATGGAGGGTCTCGATTTTCATTATTCTCATTCAGAAGGAAAATCGGTCTGGTCTCATTCGCTCGTGACGGCTCATGTGGTAACGGATGATCTCTCGGTTGCCTGGGATTTTCGTTCCTATTTTCGAAAGGAAGACTGCAAAGAGCGAAACGTCCCGTTCAAAAGTAAAAATGACCTGGCGATTGAACTCCTTGAAACCTATTCTTCTTCACCAGATGAACACGTATATGTCCTGATCGACAGCTGGTACACCAGTAAAAAGCTGATCGATGCCTGTACCAAAAAGGGATTTCATGTCATTGGTGCGTTTCGCTCGAATCGAATGATCGCTCCGTTTGGGATGAAAATCAAAACGTCCACATTTGCGTCCACCATTCTTCGCCCGACTGACCTCTGCCCCGTTACCGTAGACGGTCAGACGTATAAGGTGTACGCGTATGAAGGACCGCTGAGCAACATGGAAAATGTGCGTGTGTTTCTGTCCTGGGAAGACAAGTTTGACCCGAAAAAACTACCGTTTTGCCTACTGTGTACGGATACCAGCCTGGATGTCGTGACCGTCCTGCGCCACTATGCCGTACGCTGGCAAATCGAAGTTGGGTATCGGTACTTTAAGGAGTTGCTTGGTTTCGATCAGTACCAGCACCTTTCGCACAAAGGGATCGAACGATTTTGGACGATTCAGTTTCTGGCGTATACGTTTCTTGCGCTTGAACAGGCGAAAGGAAAACGCCATTCGCCGTCGCTCACATTAGGAGATGTGGTACGTCGTATTCGAAAGGACTGTATGGGGCAGCTCATTTTGTATGCCTATGAACAAGGATGGGCACAAAAACCTCTGGTTGAAGTGCTTAAAAATCTAAGACTATCCTCGTAA
- a CDS encoding alpha/beta-type small acid-soluble spore protein, whose protein sequence is MAQQQSRNTNNLVAPQARAALDMMKYEIAAEFGVQLGPDTTSRQNGSVGGEITKRLVQMAEQQLSGRYQ, encoded by the coding sequence ATGGCTCAACAACAGAGCAGAAATACCAACAATCTGGTTGCACCGCAAGCACGCGCTGCATTGGATATGATGAAATACGAAATTGCTGCTGAATTCGGCGTACAGCTTGGCCCGGATACAACTTCCCGCCAAAATGGTTCCGTAGGTGGCGAAATTACCAAGCGTCTTGTACAAATGGCTGAACAACAGCTCAGTGGACGTTATCAGTGA
- a CDS encoding helix-turn-helix domain-containing protein: protein MLEWVLRNVMAEKGIWSGAALRRLLKEKAGYDLSAPSISALLTGQPKQMKAETLDALCTALECTPNDLWVHTPSPKMKEA, encoded by the coding sequence ATGCTGGAATGGGTGTTACGAAACGTCATGGCCGAAAAAGGCATCTGGTCAGGTGCTGCGCTTAGACGTCTATTAAAGGAAAAAGCCGGATATGACCTATCTGCGCCTTCAATTAGCGCGTTGCTAACCGGTCAGCCGAAACAAATGAAGGCTGAAACACTGGATGCCCTATGCACGGCGCTGGAGTGTACGCCGAATGATTTATGGGTTCATACGCCTTCCCCAAAAATGAAGGAAGCATAA
- the def gene encoding peptide deformylase produces the protein MSQKRILPFGDPILRKKSKPVDEITPKIIKLLDDMTDTLYAADGRAGLAAPQVGILRRVIVMDCGDGLIELINPEIIKMSGEQTGSEACLSFPGYAGIVKRANHVMIKSMNRRGETFFLEGRGFLARCIQHEIDHLNGILFIDHVQGNALYHEETRQKIDLFDVIRLSNQHV, from the coding sequence GTGTCACAAAAAAGGATTTTGCCGTTTGGCGACCCCATTCTGCGCAAAAAAAGCAAACCTGTTGATGAAATTACGCCAAAAATTATCAAACTGCTTGATGATATGACAGATACGTTATATGCGGCTGACGGGCGAGCAGGTCTGGCAGCTCCGCAGGTAGGGATATTACGCAGAGTGATTGTTATGGATTGCGGGGATGGGTTAATTGAGCTAATTAATCCAGAAATTATAAAGATGAGTGGTGAGCAAACGGGTTCGGAAGCTTGCCTGTCCTTCCCTGGTTACGCAGGCATCGTAAAACGGGCCAACCATGTGATGATTAAAAGTATGAATCGGAGGGGAGAAACCTTTTTTCTTGAAGGTAGAGGCTTTCTTGCTCGTTGCATTCAGCATGAAATCGATCACTTGAATGGAATTCTGTTTATTGATCACGTGCAAGGAAACGCGCTATACCACGAAGAAACCCGGCAAAAAATCGATTTATTCGATGTCATTCGTTTATCGAACCAGCATGTATAA
- a CDS encoding M20 family metallopeptidase, whose product MALTEVNLVDKACAYIDEQDAIAFLQKLVRINSVNPPGAEKAVAEAIENRLVSAGVSVELDEVAPDRTNLFAALSGATTTYRTGQQARTDKVLAYSGHFDTVPIGEVEWKHAPFGGDVVDGRMYGRGTTDMKAGVAAMVLALECLQRAGIKLGGTLRFVGTVGEEVDCFGAKQIVQKGQIDDTTAMVISEPSANEIFCAHKGALWIEVTVYGKTAHGSMPEQGVNAIQTLTRFISELDAHEFEYNEHPLLGGPTMNIGTIQGGIKTNVVPDRCTCTLDIRTVPGQNHDEIVEQLRERLAQLCDMAGASYDIRIANDMPPLTTDSEDTFVQLAVDCARKHIERSLEPKGVRYFTDGSVFAPHLHVPTFIYGPGEPTMAHQPDEWVEVDKYLASIRFFIAMAIEYLGVSETKDA is encoded by the coding sequence GTGGCTTTAACAGAAGTGAACCTAGTTGACAAAGCATGTGCATATATCGATGAACAGGATGCGATCGCATTTCTGCAGAAGTTAGTTCGTATCAATAGCGTGAATCCACCCGGTGCAGAAAAAGCGGTAGCAGAAGCGATTGAAAACAGGCTGGTTAGTGCAGGTGTTTCTGTAGAATTGGATGAAGTGGCACCGGACAGAACGAATTTGTTTGCTGCACTCTCCGGCGCTACAACTACTTATAGGACCGGACAGCAAGCAAGGACAGACAAAGTCCTCGCTTACAGCGGTCACTTCGATACAGTGCCTATAGGGGAAGTGGAGTGGAAGCATGCTCCGTTCGGTGGTGATGTGGTAGATGGTCGCATGTATGGCCGTGGAACAACCGACATGAAAGCCGGTGTGGCGGCTATGGTACTGGCGCTTGAATGTCTCCAGCGTGCAGGAATCAAGCTGGGTGGCACGCTGCGTTTCGTCGGCACAGTCGGTGAGGAAGTAGATTGCTTTGGCGCCAAACAGATTGTACAGAAAGGTCAAATAGACGATACGACAGCTATGGTTATTTCCGAACCAAGTGCCAATGAGATTTTTTGTGCTCATAAAGGTGCGTTGTGGATAGAGGTTACTGTTTACGGGAAAACAGCGCACGGCTCTATGCCGGAGCAAGGGGTGAATGCTATTCAGACTCTTACTCGGTTTATCAGCGAATTGGATGCACACGAATTTGAATATAACGAACATCCCCTGCTTGGTGGACCGACCATGAATATCGGTACGATTCAAGGCGGCATTAAAACGAATGTTGTTCCGGATCGTTGTACGTGTACACTCGATATCCGTACCGTTCCCGGTCAGAATCACGACGAAATTGTCGAGCAATTGCGCGAGAGACTAGCCCAGCTTTGCGATATGGCAGGCGCCTCCTATGATATTCGGATTGCTAATGACATGCCACCTCTTACAACCGATTCAGAAGATACATTCGTCCAGCTTGCTGTCGATTGTGCTCGCAAGCATATTGAGCGGTCTCTAGAACCTAAAGGCGTGCGCTATTTTACGGACGGCTCGGTGTTTGCACCTCACTTGCATGTGCCAACATTTATCTATGGACCGGGAGAACCGACAATGGCACATCAGCCGGATGAATGGGTAGAAGTCGATAAATACCTAGCATCGATCCGCTTCTTCATCGCAATGGCAATAGAGTATTTAGGAGTATCAGAAACAAAAGATGCATGA
- a CDS encoding NRDE family protein, protein MCLLLFSYKSHPSYPLLIGANRDEFYQRPTTSAAFWEDYPNVLAGRDLEKGGTWMGVNRDGKFAALTNYRNPLHNRPDAASRGYLVSEYLTGNTDPLVYLEKVKQEKERYNGFNLLIGDINSLYYYAPMTDEIVEVAPGIHGLSNDVLDTPWPKVKKGTKRLEETLQKQSVEAEEIFHILMDAEQAEEKELPETGIGKEMERILSPLFIASPGYGTRSMTVLSIDNDNNVMFTEKSLITETMEWRSAYFSFSVI, encoded by the coding sequence ATGTGTTTACTTTTATTTTCTTACAAATCTCATCCTTCATATCCGTTACTCATTGGGGCAAACCGGGATGAATTCTATCAACGTCCTACTACCTCAGCTGCTTTCTGGGAAGATTATCCGAACGTACTAGCAGGTCGTGATCTGGAAAAAGGGGGTACCTGGATGGGAGTGAACCGGGATGGGAAATTCGCAGCACTAACCAATTACCGAAATCCCTTACACAATCGTCCCGATGCTGCATCACGCGGCTATTTGGTCAGCGAGTACCTAACAGGGAATACCGATCCGCTCGTCTATTTAGAAAAGGTGAAGCAAGAAAAGGAGAGGTACAACGGATTTAATTTATTAATCGGGGATATAAACAGTCTATACTACTATGCACCGATGACAGACGAAATCGTGGAAGTCGCGCCTGGTATTCACGGATTAAGTAATGATGTGTTGGACACGCCCTGGCCCAAAGTAAAAAAAGGCACTAAACGTCTAGAAGAAACCTTACAGAAACAAAGTGTGGAAGCAGAAGAGATATTCCATATTCTTATGGATGCCGAACAGGCTGAGGAAAAGGAATTACCTGAGACAGGAATAGGAAAAGAGATGGAGCGTATTCTTTCTCCTTTATTTATCGCAAGTCCCGGATATGGCACCCGTTCCATGACGGTCCTTTCTATAGATAACGATAATAATGTTATGTTTACTGAAAAATCGCTAATAACTGAGACGATGGAGTGGAGGTCTGCTTATTTCTCCTTTTCGGTCATTTGA
- a CDS encoding DMT family transporter → MDNKKKNQWNSIYLLMLFVPLFWGGSFSTAEHVVTEIPSLVAATIRFALAGIILMIYVTIKSEWNINVLKKRWKGLLLVSLTGIFGYNAFFFLGLNYTSAINGSLIIATMPVFVTLGAVLFLRETWSSKIGISLVLSLIGVIIVITKGSLDTFLSLSFNKGDLLFIAALTCGVLYSLVGKAVMIDVSPLFATTIMTLIGSIFLAISSFFEGGWETVPSLSLQGWLEMFYMVVCGTLIGYIIFNKGVEQIGASKTSIYLNLTPIVTTLFSVMLYSSTITWKQILGMIMVLMGVYIATSKSVSKSKVFVKQRTNRRV, encoded by the coding sequence ATGGACAATAAGAAAAAAAATCAATGGAACAGTATATATTTGCTCATGCTATTCGTTCCTTTATTTTGGGGAGGATCGTTTTCAACAGCAGAGCATGTAGTTACAGAAATCCCTTCTCTTGTTGCTGCAACCATTCGTTTTGCACTAGCTGGAATCATCTTAATGATTTATGTAACAATCAAATCCGAATGGAATATAAACGTGTTGAAAAAACGATGGAAAGGCTTACTACTTGTATCATTGACCGGTATTTTTGGTTACAATGCATTCTTCTTTTTAGGTCTCAATTATACTTCTGCAATTAACGGGTCATTAATTATAGCCACAATGCCCGTATTTGTTACGTTAGGAGCTGTTCTTTTTTTAAGAGAAACTTGGAGTAGTAAGATAGGAATTAGCTTAGTTCTATCACTAATAGGTGTTATTATTGTAATTACGAAGGGTTCATTAGATACGTTTCTTTCCTTGTCATTTAATAAAGGGGATTTACTATTCATTGCAGCATTAACATGCGGGGTGCTTTATAGTTTAGTTGGGAAAGCAGTTATGATAGATGTGTCTCCATTATTCGCAACTACAATTATGACCTTGATAGGCTCTATTTTTCTTGCAATTAGTTCGTTTTTTGAAGGAGGATGGGAAACTGTTCCGTCTTTATCATTACAAGGATGGCTAGAGATGTTTTATATGGTTGTATGCGGAACGCTTATTGGATATATCATTTTTAATAAAGGAGTAGAACAAATCGGAGCAAGTAAAACAAGTATTTACCTAAATCTAACTCCAATTGTTACAACATTATTCTCCGTTATGCTATACAGCTCAACGATTACATGGAAACAAATACTTGGAATGATTATGGTGTTGATGGGTGTCTATATTGCTACATCCAAAAGTGTCAGTAAAAGTAAAGTATTTGTGAAGCAGCGAACTAACCGGCGTGTATGA
- a CDS encoding ArsR/SmtB family transcription factor — translation MEHYNCKNRELILEKFRLATPIFQALGDVNRQQIIMLLLERDSLNVNQITERMEISRPAVSHHLKILRQAGLITFNKSGNEKFYSLSAKEFLTQIKDLMLAIETGL, via the coding sequence ATGGAACATTATAATTGTAAAAATAGAGAACTTATTTTAGAAAAATTTAGATTAGCAACTCCTATATTTCAAGCTTTAGGGGATGTTAACCGTCAACAAATCATCATGCTTTTACTTGAGCGGGATAGCTTAAATGTGAATCAAATAACAGAAAGAATGGAAATTTCAAGACCGGCTGTTTCTCATCATTTAAAGATATTGAGACAAGCAGGTTTGATTACTTTTAACAAGAGTGGCAATGAGAAATTCTATTCTTTAAGTGCTAAAGAGTTCTTGACACAAATTAAAGACTTGATGTTAGCAATTGAAACAGGTCTTTAA
- a CDS encoding YitT family protein, with amino-acid sequence MPFFSKALAIIIGSFILAIGIDVFLSPIEVLDGGFIGIGLIFKYLWGIKAGLTIIMFSIPVLILGWFKYRNYFYNSVHGMLISSFMIDLLQPLEYYFASYVQISPLLSSIIGGAFIGLGIGIMLRYETSTGGADLLAQFLTSIFHINVGVMIFIIDAIIISLGGLLFSSETFFLSGVTITAGGVVTSLCTLKHTC; translated from the coding sequence ATGCCGTTTTTTTCAAAAGCATTAGCGATTATTATAGGAAGCTTCATTTTAGCAATTGGTATTGACGTTTTTCTTTCTCCCATTGAAGTGTTAGACGGAGGATTTATTGGTATCGGTTTAATATTTAAGTATTTGTGGGGAATTAAAGCAGGTCTAACCATTATTATGTTTAGTATTCCTGTTCTTATATTAGGCTGGTTTAAGTATCGAAATTATTTCTACAATAGTGTACACGGAATGTTAATATCATCATTTATGATTGATTTATTACAACCACTGGAATATTATTTTGCTTCTTATGTTCAAATATCTCCACTACTAAGTTCTATTATAGGTGGAGCATTTATTGGTTTAGGTATTGGTATTATGCTCAGATATGAGACGAGCACAGGCGGCGCCGATCTATTAGCCCAATTTCTCACTAGCATTTTTCATATAAATGTAGGCGTTATGATTTTTATAATCGATGCAATTATAATAAGTCTCGGGGGACTACTTTTTTCTTCAGAAACCTTTTTTCTCTCTGGTGTGACGATTACAGCTGGAGGAGTGGTTACCAGCTTATGTACCTTAAAGCACACCTGTTGA
- a CDS encoding zinc-binding dehydrogenase, translating into MKAVIHYGVSGINGISIQNVKKDKPKPGNVQVRIKAAGLNHRDLFLMKERKEDLDKPVIPGSDGAGIVEAVGDGVQHIQVGDEVIINPTLNWMHASNVPENLEILGIPTDGTFAESAIIPAENVEKKPSFLSWEEAGVLPLAALTAFRALFTRGQVRKGEHVLIPGIGGGVATYALTMAKAIGAKVTVTSRSEEKLKHALEMGADNAIYSNSDWNKSLKGELVDLIIDSIGPAVFPKFLSVLRPGGRIVQFGRTTGDQVEISLSLFFRNQFSFLATSMGSKEEFKDMLHFIEEHRIRPVIDQVYPLDKAVQAFKRMEEGNQFGNICLKI; encoded by the coding sequence GTGAAAGCCGTTATTCATTATGGAGTAAGTGGAATAAACGGGATAAGTATCCAAAATGTCAAAAAGGATAAACCAAAACCCGGTAATGTCCAAGTGCGGATTAAAGCCGCAGGACTAAACCATCGTGATTTATTTCTTATGAAAGAGCGAAAAGAAGATCTAGATAAGCCTGTAATTCCTGGATCCGATGGAGCTGGAATTGTAGAAGCTGTAGGGGATGGAGTACAACATATCCAAGTGGGAGATGAAGTGATAATTAATCCAACCCTCAATTGGATGCATGCTTCAAATGTACCAGAAAACCTTGAAATATTGGGTATTCCAACTGATGGAACGTTTGCGGAAAGCGCGATTATTCCTGCTGAAAATGTCGAAAAGAAACCATCTTTCCTCTCTTGGGAAGAAGCCGGCGTACTTCCTTTGGCTGCCTTGACTGCATTTCGGGCCTTATTTACACGGGGACAAGTTCGAAAAGGTGAGCATGTGTTAATTCCCGGTATTGGAGGTGGTGTGGCTACCTATGCTTTGACTATGGCCAAAGCTATAGGTGCAAAGGTTACGGTGACTTCACGGAGCGAGGAAAAACTAAAGCATGCGTTAGAGATGGGAGCAGACAATGCGATTTACAGTAATAGTGATTGGAACAAGTCATTAAAAGGTGAATTGGTTGATTTGATTATTGATAGTATTGGTCCTGCCGTCTTTCCTAAATTTCTATCTGTGTTACGACCCGGAGGACGAATTGTTCAATTTGGAAGAACCACAGGAGACCAAGTAGAAATTTCTTTATCACTTTTTTTCCGCAATCAATTTAGTTTCCTTGCGACTTCAATGGGGAGTAAGGAAGAATTTAAGGATATGCTTCATTTTATTGAGGAACACCGTATCAGACCTGTGATTGACCAAGTATATCCACTTGATAAAGCTGTGCAAGCTTTCAAGCGAATGGAAGAAGGAAATCAATTCGGTAATATTTGTTTGAAGATTTAA
- a CDS encoding LysR family transcriptional regulator, which produces MNIEWLQSFTEATKRKSLSQAAKALNLSQPALSKHIRNLEHELDVVLFHRTSSGIELTEAGERFHNRIVPVIAELITIRQELRQFRQTTPIAIGSLPSLATYYLPSRIQGLRLLDRPMTLMIQNTSGELVQSLQEGRLDAIFVDTLYIEKSLWSYELFTESYYAVFPLHHRFRSRKTVALSELYEEPLIVHQAPCDTRKHIIEQMELLGHKPNIINEVAFGDFILGAVTAGMGITIIPELMAKHIGHLQLFALPITNFGRSRSVSLATQSANLGSQLYQFISTTDNE; this is translated from the coding sequence ATGAATATAGAGTGGTTGCAAAGCTTTACAGAGGCTACCAAGAGAAAAAGCTTGTCCCAAGCTGCTAAAGCACTTAATCTTTCCCAACCTGCACTGAGCAAACATATTCGTAATCTGGAACATGAGCTTGACGTAGTATTGTTTCATAGGACCTCTTCCGGTATTGAACTAACGGAAGCTGGTGAACGTTTTCACAATCGAATTGTACCCGTTATCGCTGAACTAATCACGATTCGCCAAGAATTACGGCAATTTCGCCAAACTACGCCTATAGCTATAGGTAGTCTGCCTAGTTTAGCAACTTACTATTTACCTTCAAGGATCCAGGGGCTTCGACTTTTGGACCGACCAATGACATTAATGATTCAAAACACATCCGGGGAACTGGTGCAATCATTACAGGAAGGAAGACTCGATGCAATTTTTGTTGATACATTGTATATCGAGAAGTCATTGTGGAGTTATGAATTGTTTACGGAGTCTTATTATGCGGTGTTTCCATTACATCATCGTTTCCGTTCGCGAAAAACTGTTGCGCTTTCCGAATTATACGAAGAACCACTGATCGTTCATCAAGCACCTTGCGATACAAGGAAGCATATTATCGAACAAATGGAATTGCTGGGGCACAAGCCTAACATTATCAATGAGGTGGCTTTTGGCGACTTTATTCTTGGCGCTGTAACGGCTGGAATGGGAATAACGATTATCCCTGAATTGATGGCTAAACATATCGGTCATCTCCAGCTATTCGCTTTGCCTATTACTAATTTTGGAAGAAGCAGATCCGTTTCGTTGGCTACCCAGAGTGCTAATCTCGGATCACAGTTATATCAATTTATATCGACCACAGACAACGAATGA
- a CDS encoding Ada metal-binding domain-containing protein, producing MKKNTIYPEWDAPYFTGIATMKIYCFPWCKGQPKLENTIQFKSRAEAEQKGYRPCKNCCSGLPHGSWEDNKQEVTLFVPKEFSFAENLKYLSNAPNECLFHIKDKRVYKAIPIEQETPVVEISADYENVMTIRFLGGTTPSRKWVRAAIARYVRDWFDLDTDLVPFYDLAKTDILLQKAVDEFHGLRNVGIPDLFEAICWGIIGQQINLTFAYTLKRRLVENFGRHVECEGERYWIFPSPHNIAALTVEDLAVLRMTVKKCEYLIGVAQLMVEGKLTKERLLDAGDYKKAEKMLTKIRGIGPWTANYVLMRCLRIPSAFPIDDVGLHNVIKYLRGMENKPTKEEILQLSATWTNWESYATFYLWRSLY from the coding sequence ATGAAAAAGAATACAATTTATCCGGAGTGGGATGCTCCTTATTTTACTGGTATAGCAACAATGAAGATTTATTGTTTTCCTTGGTGTAAAGGACAACCTAAACTGGAAAACACGATCCAATTTAAGTCGAGAGCAGAAGCAGAACAAAAGGGGTACCGGCCGTGCAAGAACTGCTGTTCTGGTCTTCCTCATGGCTCCTGGGAAGATAATAAGCAAGAAGTAACATTGTTTGTGCCGAAGGAATTTAGCTTTGCTGAAAATTTAAAGTACCTATCCAATGCTCCTAACGAATGCTTGTTTCATATCAAGGATAAGCGGGTTTACAAAGCTATACCGATTGAACAGGAAACGCCCGTTGTTGAAATTAGCGCAGATTATGAAAATGTAATGACCATCCGTTTTTTAGGAGGTACAACGCCTTCACGCAAATGGGTACGTGCTGCGATAGCGCGCTATGTCCGGGATTGGTTCGATTTGGATACGGACCTGGTCCCGTTTTATGATTTAGCGAAGACCGATATACTGTTGCAAAAAGCCGTTGACGAGTTCCATGGGTTGCGCAATGTCGGTATCCCCGATTTATTCGAGGCGATCTGTTGGGGGATCATTGGTCAACAAATTAACCTCACTTTTGCCTATACGTTAAAAAGACGCCTTGTGGAAAACTTTGGCCGACATGTGGAATGTGAAGGAGAACGATATTGGATATTCCCTAGCCCACATAACATCGCAGCATTGACGGTCGAAGACTTGGCTGTATTGCGAATGACAGTCAAGAAATGTGAATATCTGATTGGCGTAGCTCAGCTAATGGTTGAAGGAAAACTGACCAAAGAGCGGTTGTTGGACGCAGGGGATTATAAAAAAGCGGAAAAAATGCTAACTAAAATCCGCGGCATTGGGCCGTGGACGGCCAATTATGTTTTGATGCGCTGCCTGAGAATTCCTTCGGCTTTTCCCATTGATGATGTCGGTCTACATAATGTCATCAAGTATCTTAGAGGTATGGAAAATAAACCGACGAAAGAAGAAATTTTACAATTGTCTGCAACATGGACAAACTGGGAATCTTACGCCACTTTTTATTTATGGAGATCCCTCTACTAA